In Flavobacterium gelatinilyticum, a genomic segment contains:
- a CDS encoding tail fiber protein, with protein sequence MKSKLLLVLCLFCAAMSNYAQSSASQSGIAVQGIARDMNNTALTNQTITLTFTLYYLDASSIEQTIYKVNRNVITDAFGVFSDVIDPTAVNNGLFANNAAYLRIEKGSEVISDEKLRHVPYAISANNGVPTGSIMPFIGTAAPEGWVLCNGAPLPVTAKTLIGMVGTNAPDLRGMFLRGAGQNANTSNAAEIQANSLNTVQNSANKSHTHTGTTSTNGEHSHTEWSTYIYDQGNADGGFDGGGHAIGRRNIPSGYSGNHNHTFTTQADGTATESRPINYGVNYIIKL encoded by the coding sequence ATGAAATCAAAATTACTTTTAGTGTTGTGCCTTTTTTGTGCAGCAATGTCCAATTACGCCCAAAGTTCAGCTTCTCAGTCGGGAATTGCCGTACAAGGAATTGCCAGAGATATGAACAATACTGCTTTAACCAATCAGACTATTACTCTTACATTTACGCTTTACTATCTGGATGCTTCAAGTATTGAACAGACTATTTATAAAGTTAACAGAAATGTAATAACTGATGCATTTGGAGTTTTTTCGGATGTAATTGACCCAACGGCGGTAAATAACGGCTTGTTTGCTAATAATGCAGCTTATTTAAGAATAGAAAAAGGTTCTGAAGTTATTTCAGATGAAAAACTTCGTCATGTACCGTATGCTATTTCTGCTAATAACGGTGTTCCAACAGGTTCAATTATGCCTTTTATTGGTACTGCAGCTCCGGAAGGCTGGGTACTTTGTAATGGAGCGCCATTGCCAGTAACTGCTAAAACTTTGATTGGTATGGTAGGAACAAATGCACCCGATTTAAGAGGTATGTTTTTAAGAGGGGCCGGACAGAATGCTAACACATCTAATGCCGCAGAAATACAAGCAAATAGTCTAAATACGGTTCAAAATTCAGCTAATAAAAGCCATACGCACACAGGTACAACAAGTACAAATGGCGAGCACAGCCATACCGAGTGGAGCACTTATATATATGATCAAGGCAATGCAGATGGAGGTTTTGATGGAGGAGGTCATGCGATAGGAAGAAGAAACATCCCATCAGGTTATAGCGGTAATCACAATCACACCTTTACAACTCAGGCAGATGGTACTGCAACAGAATCACGCCCAATAAACTATGGTGTAAACTATATCATCAAATTATAA
- a CDS encoding tetratricopeptide repeat protein: MLSAFVYFTQSYKTSPAAESIKDIESIIIKENNAKKDTAELKKRLSFLEKSLDTKSQILYNALLANGFSVFFDKINNRSEHHFLKSIEGAKKLNDPSLIIWTQLNYSKYLYFYCQIDKLTPIVLKTMEECSQIDPSEMILPDETFKFFGWIMSTVEDDSAISYYKKSMQYMENPSTESAGVLNAIGNCYFRNEDLSNAMRCFNEAEVIALKVGDSVRYAKILGDKALVYEKKGNLKDAVRLLNQDIRYSQKFKIDKNEMYASILLAKVLLKLKDTTETEKILERAGKIAASKSYYRSSLKEVIELKLSILNGKNPEKELLLRRQLKQIEEYLLKTNGNTVLQRSYWLIQKEKYENDTKKIRTQLEQREKMTSFFILILIATIVLSLITYYSLNRKLKAKRIKLENDRLFFEQKLNDASSNINTYAEYLKNKNQQISILENELEEIKNSAPLPSEEEKIKLEEILSSHLMTDENWNTFKREFIKQHTGFYNSVMENFPELKESNLKIIMLQKLDYNNYEMSNLLGVTIDAIKKSKQRLKKKLGERYDLLFEIIDDK; this comes from the coding sequence GTGTTATCTGCCTTTGTTTATTTTACACAATCCTATAAAACATCTCCTGCTGCAGAATCAATTAAGGATATCGAATCTATAATTATCAAAGAAAACAATGCTAAAAAAGATACTGCAGAACTCAAAAAACGGTTATCATTTTTAGAAAAATCTTTGGACACAAAATCACAAATCCTTTACAATGCACTGCTGGCCAACGGTTTTTCTGTATTTTTTGACAAAATAAACAATCGAAGCGAGCACCACTTTTTAAAATCAATTGAAGGAGCTAAAAAACTCAATGATCCCAGTCTGATTATCTGGACACAACTGAATTATTCAAAGTATTTATATTTCTACTGCCAGATCGATAAACTGACTCCAATTGTACTCAAAACAATGGAAGAATGCAGTCAAATTGATCCTTCGGAAATGATTTTACCCGATGAAACTTTTAAATTCTTTGGCTGGATAATGTCTACCGTCGAGGATGATTCTGCTATCAGTTATTATAAAAAGTCCATGCAGTATATGGAAAATCCTTCTACAGAATCTGCAGGTGTTTTAAATGCCATTGGCAACTGTTATTTCAGAAACGAAGATTTATCGAATGCCATGCGATGTTTTAATGAAGCTGAAGTCATTGCACTAAAAGTAGGTGACAGCGTAAGGTATGCAAAAATCTTAGGCGACAAAGCACTTGTTTATGAAAAAAAAGGAAATCTGAAAGATGCTGTGCGTCTTTTAAATCAGGATATTCGCTATTCTCAAAAATTCAAAATTGATAAAAATGAGATGTATGCTTCTATCTTATTAGCCAAAGTGCTTTTAAAACTGAAAGATACAACCGAAACTGAAAAAATTCTGGAAAGAGCCGGAAAAATTGCCGCATCAAAATCCTATTACAGAAGTTCATTAAAAGAAGTAATCGAATTAAAACTTAGTATTTTAAACGGAAAAAATCCTGAAAAAGAATTGCTCTTAAGACGTCAGCTGAAACAAATTGAAGAATATCTGCTGAAAACAAACGGAAATACCGTCCTGCAAAGATCCTACTGGCTTATTCAGAAGGAAAAATATGAAAATGACACTAAAAAGATCAGAACGCAGCTGGAACAAAGAGAAAAAATGACAAGTTTTTTTATTCTCATTTTAATCGCAACTATTGTATTAAGTCTGATTACGTATTATTCTTTAAACAGAAAATTAAAAGCAAAAAGAATAAAACTGGAAAATGACAGGCTCTTTTTTGAACAGAAACTCAATGATGCCAGTTCGAATATAAACACCTATGCCGAATATCTGAAAAATAAAAACCAGCAGATATCTATTTTGGAAAATGAACTGGAGGAAATTAAAAACTCGGCTCCGTTACCGTCAGAAGAAGAAAAAATAAAACTTGAAGAAATACTAAGTTCGCATCTTATGACAGATGAAAACTGGAATACCTTTAAAAGGGAATTTATAAAACAACATACCGGTTTCTATAATTCTGTAATGGAAAATTTTCCGGAGTTAAAAGAATCCAATCTTAAAATAATTATGCTCCAGAAATTAGATTATAACAATTACGAAATGTCTAATTTACTAGGTGTTACAATCGATGCTATCAAAAAAAGCAAACAGAGATTAAAGAAGAAATTAGGCGAAAGATACGATCTCTTGTTTGAAATTATTGACGATAAATAA
- a CDS encoding DMT family transporter, which produces MKTKGYFFAVVSAATYGLIPLFILPVKLEKFSIDVTLFYRFLIAAAFVLGILIYKKEQIKINKIELSLFSLLGILFALSSEFLFLAYDYLSAGIASTILFVYPVLVALIMAFFYGEKIGRLTMISLCVVLTGIYILSIKQNALDINYTGLFIALLSALCYAVYIVKINTTKIKASGFKITFYSLLFSSSYYLVKALALKQSLVLPSSKMLLNITLFAFITSVISILSLVFAIKKIGSTSASIMGALEPVVAVGISVVLFSEHLTWKLSIGIVFILLGVVINIIADSRQAKKLNE; this is translated from the coding sequence TTGAAAACAAAAGGTTATTTCTTTGCTGTTGTTTCTGCGGCAACTTATGGGCTTATACCCTTATTTATACTGCCTGTTAAATTAGAAAAATTTTCTATCGACGTTACCTTATTTTATAGGTTTCTTATTGCCGCCGCCTTTGTACTGGGAATCCTGATTTATAAAAAGGAACAAATAAAAATCAATAAAATCGAGTTGTCACTTTTCTCTTTACTGGGTATTCTTTTTGCTTTAAGTTCAGAGTTTCTTTTTCTGGCCTATGATTATCTTTCGGCTGGAATTGCTTCTACTATACTTTTTGTATATCCGGTGCTGGTTGCCTTGATTATGGCTTTTTTTTACGGCGAAAAAATAGGCAGGCTTACTATGATTTCTCTCTGTGTAGTACTTACGGGAATCTACATTCTGAGCATAAAACAAAACGCACTCGATATCAATTATACCGGACTGTTTATTGCCCTTTTAAGTGCTTTGTGCTACGCTGTGTATATTGTTAAAATAAACACAACGAAAATCAAAGCATCAGGATTTAAAATTACGTTTTATTCCCTGCTTTTTTCTTCAAGTTATTATTTAGTAAAAGCACTTGCATTAAAGCAGTCGTTAGTACTGCCATCATCAAAAATGCTGCTTAACATTACTCTGTTTGCTTTTATCACCTCTGTAATCTCTATTTTATCACTTGTTTTTGCTATAAAAAAGATCGGATCAACATCGGCATCCATTATGGGCGCTCTTGAACCTGTTGTAGCAGTTGGAATAAGTGTAGTGCTTTTTAGTGAACATCTTACCTGGAAATTAAGCATTGGCATCGTTTTTATTCTTCTGGGTGTCGTAATTAATATTATTGCCGACAGCAGGCAGGCTAAAAAATTAAATGAATGA
- a CDS encoding helix-turn-helix domain-containing protein codes for MEVYSLFQDLDLKFYHWEKGVYEAHKHNFFEFVYILKGQGIQTINNKPYAYKKGDFFLLIPNDVHHFEVSEATDFHVLLFNKIYFNRENIKQDKLIDFSMIFKHLEFILLNAGYIKQPIFTDSSERAVMALLMNHMQSEYENKNIFFETIIQNTVVHILCLTARKIREEVLGEFLNNGADSNITEVIFYIQDNIYDNEKIKVSNLASRFNKSRNLFGLYFKSNTGFTAKEYILNYKCNLVKNKLLYTNHSIGEIAYSLGFTDENHLNKFLKARLGMTASAFRKIN; via the coding sequence ATGGAAGTTTATTCTCTTTTTCAGGATCTCGATCTCAAATTCTACCATTGGGAAAAAGGCGTTTATGAGGCACATAAACACAACTTTTTTGAGTTTGTTTATATCCTTAAAGGCCAGGGAATTCAAACTATAAACAACAAACCGTATGCCTATAAAAAGGGTGATTTTTTCTTACTGATTCCAAACGATGTACATCACTTCGAGGTCAGCGAAGCAACAGATTTTCATGTGCTTCTTTTTAATAAAATCTATTTTAACAGGGAAAACATAAAACAGGATAAACTGATTGATTTCTCTATGATTTTCAAACATTTAGAATTTATTCTTTTAAATGCCGGATATATAAAGCAGCCCATTTTTACTGATTCTTCAGAAAGAGCTGTAATGGCGCTTCTTATGAATCACATGCAGTCTGAATATGAAAATAAAAACATATTTTTTGAAACCATTATTCAAAATACGGTGGTGCATATTTTATGTCTGACTGCCAGAAAGATCAGAGAAGAGGTTTTAGGAGAATTTCTGAATAATGGAGCGGACTCCAATATTACCGAGGTTATATTCTATATTCAGGACAACATTTATGATAACGAAAAAATCAAAGTTTCCAATCTGGCTTCCAGATTTAATAAATCCAGAAACCTTTTTGGATTATACTTCAAATCGAATACAGGATTCACTGCAAAAGAATATATCTTAAATTACAAATGTAATTTAGTTAAAAACAAACTGCTGTATACCAATCATTCTATCGGTGAAATCGCTTACAGTTTAGGTTTTACAGACGAAAATCATCTTAATAAATTTCTAAAAGCCCGGCTGGGTATGACGGCTTCGGCATTCAGGAAAATAAATTAA
- a CDS encoding ABC transporter ATP-binding protein — translation MIQISAYKMLQTADGELPLDISLTIEKGQFVAVYGNSGAGKTTILRTLAGLTRAEKAFIKIGEEIWDDSNRKIHLHVQKRSIGFVFQDFALFPNLTVKENLEFALSKNDSKEIVSELIDLMELQSLQNTRPQNLSGGQKQRVALARAIVRRPKLLLLDEPLSALDDDMRFKLQDYILKIHQKYNLTTIMISHSIAEIFKLSDKVIVVDKGKIIKEGTPEHVFSEQKISSKFQVTGEIISITKSDVIYIVQVSSGNTIVKVIATEDEAQEYKIGQKVLVASKAFNPVIQILV, via the coding sequence ATGATACAGATTAGTGCTTACAAAATGCTGCAGACAGCAGACGGCGAACTGCCTTTGGATATTTCTCTGACGATTGAGAAAGGACAATTTGTTGCTGTTTACGGAAATTCAGGAGCCGGAAAAACAACTATACTGCGAACATTAGCAGGACTTACACGGGCAGAAAAAGCTTTTATAAAAATAGGAGAAGAAATTTGGGATGATTCTAACAGAAAAATACATCTTCATGTTCAGAAACGTTCTATTGGTTTTGTTTTTCAGGATTTTGCTTTATTTCCTAATTTAACAGTAAAAGAAAATCTGGAATTTGCCTTATCAAAAAATGATTCGAAAGAAATAGTTTCAGAGCTGATCGATTTAATGGAATTGCAGTCGCTGCAAAACACCAGACCGCAAAATTTATCAGGCGGGCAAAAACAGCGTGTTGCACTGGCAAGGGCAATTGTACGAAGACCGAAGCTTCTTTTATTAGACGAACCTTTATCGGCGCTTGATGATGACATGCGGTTTAAACTTCAGGATTATATTCTGAAAATTCATCAAAAATATAATTTGACTACCATTATGATAAGTCATTCAATTGCAGAGATTTTTAAACTTTCGGATAAAGTTATTGTGGTTGATAAAGGAAAAATTATAAAAGAAGGAACTCCTGAGCACGTTTTTTCGGAACAAAAAATAAGCAGTAAATTTCAGGTAACAGGAGAGATAATCAGCATTACTAAAAGCGACGTGATTTATATTGTTCAGGTTTCATCGGGAAATACGATCGTAAAAGTGATCGCCACAGAAGATGAGGCACAGGAATATAAAATAGGGCAGAAAGTCCTTGTGGCTTCAAAAGCATTTAATCCTGTAATTCAGATTTTGGTGTAA
- the modB gene encoding molybdate ABC transporter permease subunit, producing the protein MINLDPLWLTAKLALITTLILFVVSVPLCYWLCYSRFRLKAVVEALISLPLVLPPSVLGFYLLIAFSPENAFGKFLSDYFDVRLVFTFEGLIAASVLYSLPFMVNPVLSGLKNLSPALQEASFTLGKSRFTTLTKILLPNIRASLFTGIIMTFAHTLGEFGVVLMVGGSIPEETKVVSIAIYEEVESMNYDNANIYAGILFVFSFTILLVVHLINNKSRKTILY; encoded by the coding sequence ATGATTAATTTAGATCCTTTATGGCTCACGGCAAAACTGGCGCTTATTACCACATTAATTCTTTTTGTGGTTTCGGTGCCGTTGTGTTATTGGTTATGTTACAGCCGTTTCCGTTTAAAAGCCGTTGTTGAAGCGCTCATAAGTCTGCCCTTAGTTTTACCGCCTTCTGTTTTAGGATTTTATCTTTTAATAGCTTTTAGTCCTGAAAATGCATTTGGGAAATTTTTATCTGATTATTTCGATGTAAGACTTGTTTTTACTTTTGAAGGATTAATAGCGGCATCTGTATTATACAGCCTGCCGTTTATGGTAAATCCTGTTTTATCCGGATTAAAAAACCTTTCACCGGCTTTGCAGGAAGCGTCTTTTACTTTGGGGAAATCCAGATTTACAACCCTTACTAAAATTTTACTCCCTAATATTCGTGCTTCGTTATTTACAGGAATTATTATGACATTTGCCCATACTCTAGGCGAATTTGGCGTAGTTTTGATGGTGGGAGGAAGTATTCCTGAAGAAACAAAAGTAGTTTCGATTGCAATTTACGAAGAAGTTGAATCGATGAATTACGATAATGCCAATATATACGCCGGAATATTGTTTGTATTTTCTTTTACTATTTTATTGGTTGTTCATCTTATCAATAACAAATCCCGAAAAACGATTCTTTATTAA